The Candidatus Neomarinimicrobiota bacterium genomic interval TTACGGGTAAGCCAACGGACGAAACAGATTTTTCTGACTTAAAAATGATTGCCGATGAAATTATAACCGTAGACAAAGCGAGGGAGATTTATTCTAAAAATGTAAATATCCGCATTGAGCCGGGAGAAATGTCCCCCGCTGATGTGGATGCGCTTTTGACCATGGCCAAAAATCACAAAGGTGGTTGCGGACTCATGTTCCACATGGCGGCGGAGCGTGGTAAACAAAGACGTATCTATGCTCACAATATTAAGGTGTCAGCTCATTCGTCATTTCTCAAAATATTACGGGATACTTACGGCAAGCAAAATGTCTGGGTGTCTGATTGATCGCTGTGATTCAACGGGCCAAATCCGGCTCTGTTACTGTTGACAAAAAAAAAATCGGAAAAATTGACCATGGCTTTGTGATTCTACTTGGTGTGACCGATACAGATGAAGAATCAGACGCCGATTATTTAACTGATAAAATATCAAACCTCCGCGTATTCAATGATGAGAATGAAAAAATGAACCTATCGATTCAAGATGTAAATGGTTCAGTATTGGTCATCAGCCAGTTTACCCTTTGTGGTGATACACGAAAAGGCCGCCGCCCAAGTTTCATCCACGCCGCACCACCAGAAAAAGGGAATGCCCTTTATGAATATTTTATGGATCAACTAAAGACAAAAGGCGTGCCGGTAGAGTCGGGTGAATTCGGTGCCATGATGGATGTAGCTTTGGTGAATGACGGGCCCGTGACTTTTGTTTTAGATAGTAAATCCTCCTGATTCTCATTCCTCGACACACTCGCCTTTTCATTGTAATTTCCCCTACAAATAATTTGAGATTATGGAACGAAAAATAAGAATACTCATGGCCAAGCCCGGGCTGGACGGTCACGATCGGGGCATTAAAGTTCTCGCCGCCGCCTATCGCGACGCAGGGATGGAAGTCATTTATTTAGGTCTGCGTCAAACGCCGGAAATGATTGTTTCCGCGGCCCTTCAAGAAGATGCGGATGTGATTGCACTCTCTAGCCTGAACAATGCCCACATGACCATTTTCCCCAATGTCTTAAATCTCATGAAGGATAAAGGACTGGATGATGTGCTCCTCGTTGGGGGCGGTATTATTCCAAAAAAAGATGTAACCGAACTGGAAGGATTGGGTATGGGAAAATTATTCGGTCCCGGCACACCTGTTCAAGATACGGTGGACTATATTACCAATTGGGTTTCGGAGAATCGTCGTTAAATGGATTTAAAAAACCTTACGGAGCTTGAGCTTTATTTCGCCAATCATTTTGATACGGTGTTGTTTCCTGTTTTGGCGGAATTTTACCAAACCAAAGGAGACTATGACAGGGCCAAACGCGTTTGTGAAATTGGGTTGGAGCATCATCCCAAATCAATAGATGGTCAATTCATCTTATCCCAGGCTGAACTTGGATTAGGGAATTTAACCGGCGCGGAAAAATGGATGAAAAAAGTCCTTATCCAAGTGCCTGATCATACATCTGCCGCCATATCATTGCCCATGGTTCAAGAACAATTGGATCGATCTCCGGCAACATTAAAGACCAGTTTCAAGCGGGCCCAAAGTGTGGACCCTAAAAACCAGTTTGCTAAGGATTACCTAACAGCAAAGCCGGCAAAAAAAGCTAAGAAAAAATCAGATATTCCTGGGACAACTGATGCCCCTAAAAAGGATAAATCTAAAAAACCTTTGCCCACGGATATTAGTTTAGAAGGTGTGGCTATCAGTCCTCGATTGGCTACATTTACTTTGGTGAATGTGTTGAAAGGACAGGGGCTATACCACCAAGCATTGGATGTATTGAATATTTTGGCGAAAAAAGGCGGCGACAAAAAACGAATTGCCAACGAGCGAAAGGTCATCAAGGCTGGGTTGTAGTTTTTGTTTGGACCCCTCTTTTAATTCTCCCCTATGACAGGGGAGGTGACCACTCTACAATAGTTAGTCGATCCTCCCCAAATGGGGAGGAATTAAAGGTGGGGTATAATTGATTTGAGAATTTTATGAAAATCCAAATGTATAACAATCCCGCTCTTTATAATGCCTGCACGAATCACAAAATAGATGATATTCCTTTTTATCAATATTGGGCAAAAGAGGCGAATGGTTCAATTCTGGAATTGGCTTGCGGAACCGGCCGAGTGGCGAAACCCCTATTAGATAAGGGGTACAATTATACTGGCTTGGACTTAAGTCCTGTTTTTATTGACCACTGCAAATCGAAATATCCTAATGGCCAATTCATCACCAGCGATATGCGGGACTTTAATCTTGGCCAAAAATTTGATTTAATCTCTATTCCTTTTAATTCGTTTCTCCATCTATATACTGAAGATGAAATGAACCGATGTTTGAAATCGGCCCAGAACCACTTAGCCAAAAATGGCCAATTTCTCTTGGATATATTTGTCCCGGACCCGGAATTTCTTTACCGTGATCCAAACAAGAGATATGAAGAAATGACTATCACCCATCCACAAGGTGGCGAATGTATCATTTGGCAAAAAAACCAATATGACGAAGATACAGAGATTAACCACATTCACTGGTTTTTTGATCGAGGTAATGGCGGGCCACAAGATGAAGATGAATTTGATATGCGTATGATCTATCCCGACACGATGGACAGATTACTTACGGATTCGGGATTCACCATAGAAGAAAAATGGGGCGACTATGATGGGGAGGCATTTGATGAAACTAGCCTCCTACAACTCTATATTTGCTCAAGGAGATTGTAATGAATATTCAAAAAGCTTTAACGGACTTAAGAAAATCGGATCCAAGAATGGGAATCCTAATTGATGAATTTGGTTCGCCTGAATTCAACCCCATTGATAATTATTACGAATCTTTGGTGCGCTCCATTGTATATCAGCAACTTAGCGGGAAGGCCGCCGCCACCATTTATGGCCGGTTTAAAGCATTGTTTAATTCTAAGTCATTTCCCAATCCAAATGAAGTCATGGCCATTCCCCACGAAACTTTGCGATCGGTAGGACTCTCCAACCAGAAAGCTACTTATATCCTGGATCTTTCAG includes:
- a CDS encoding cobalamin B12-binding domain-containing protein is translated as MERKIRILMAKPGLDGHDRGIKVLAAAYRDAGMEVIYLGLRQTPEMIVSAALQEDADVIALSSLNNAHMTIFPNVLNLMKDKGLDDVLLVGGGIIPKKDVTELEGLGMGKLFGPGTPVQDTVDYITNWVSENRR
- a CDS encoding D-tyrosyl-tRNA(Tyr) deacylase translates to MIAVIQRAKSGSVTVDKKKIGKIDHGFVILLGVTDTDEESDADYLTDKISNLRVFNDENEKMNLSIQDVNGSVLVISQFTLCGDTRKGRRPSFIHAAPPEKGNALYEYFMDQLKTKGVPVESGEFGAMMDVALVNDGPVTFVLDSKSS
- a CDS encoding class I SAM-dependent methyltransferase, which produces MKIQMYNNPALYNACTNHKIDDIPFYQYWAKEANGSILELACGTGRVAKPLLDKGYNYTGLDLSPVFIDHCKSKYPNGQFITSDMRDFNLGQKFDLISIPFNSFLHLYTEDEMNRCLKSAQNHLAKNGQFLLDIFVPDPEFLYRDPNKRYEEMTITHPQGGECIIWQKNQYDEDTEINHIHWFFDRGNGGPQDEDEFDMRMIYPDTMDRLLTDSGFTIEEKWGDYDGEAFDETSLLQLYICSRRL